GGCTCACGAACCGGGCGCCAGGCGGCATCACGACACATTGGAGACCCTGCATGTCCACTTCGCCGATTTCCGCGGCCCAGCCCAATGCGGCCGGGCAAAACAAGAGTTCGCGGATCATCTTCGCGAGCTTTATCGGCACCGCGATCGAGTTCTACGATTTCTACGTCTATGCGACCGCCGCGGCGCTCGTCATCGGACCGGTGTTTTTCCCGCACGGCTCGGCGACGGCTCAGGCCTTGTCGGCCTTCGTCACGTTCGGCATCGCCTTCGTGGCGCGGCCGATCGGCTCGTTCCTGTTCGGCCACTTCGGCGACCGGATCGGCCGTAAGTCGACGCTCGTCGCATCGCTGCTAGTGATGGGCCTGTCCACCACGCTGATCGGTTTCGTGCCCGGCTACGACTCGATCGGCAGCCTGGCGCCGATCCTGTTGTGCATCTTGCGCTTCGGCCAGGGCATCGGCCTCGGCGGCGAATGGGGCGGCGCGGCGCTGCTCGCCACCGAGAACGCGCCGGCCGGCAAACGCGGCTGGTTCGGCATGTTCCCGCAACTCGGGCCGTCGATTGGCTTTCTGGCTTCCAACGGCCTGTTCTTCGCGCTGGCGCTGTCCTTGAGCGACGAACAATTCCGCAGTTGGGGCTGGCGTGTGCCGTTTCTCGTGAGCGCGGTGCTGGTCGCGCTCGGTTTGTACGTGCGCTTGAAAATCGCCGAGACGCCGGCGTTCCAGGCGGCGATCGACCGTCAGGAACGCGTGAAGGTGCCGATCGCCACGCTGCTGTCGCAACACTGGCTGCCGACCCTCCTCGGCGCGCTCGCGATGGTGGTCTGCTACACGCTGTTCTACAACGCCACTACGTTTTCGCTGTCGTACGGCGTCTCCGTATTGCATATTCCGCGGCCGACGTTCCTCGGCTTGCTGTGCATCGCCGTGGTGTTCATGGCGCTCGCCACGCCGCTGTCGGCCTGGGCAAGCGACCGCTATGGGCGTAAGCCGGTGCTGATCGTCGGCATCATTGCGGCGATCCTGTCGGGCTTCACGATGGCGCCGCTGCTCGGCAGCGGACAGACGTCACTGGTGCTGCTGTTCCTCGTGATCGAACTGTTCCTGATGGGCGTGACCTTCGCGCCGATGGGCGCGCTGCTGCCGGAGTTGTTCCCGACCAACGTGCGCTATACCGGCGCGGGCGTGGCGTATAACCTCGGCGGGATTCTCGGCGCGTCCGTCGCGCCGTATATCGCCCAGATGCTTGCCGCGCGCGGCGGGCTGCCATGGGTCGGCGCGTATGTGTCGATCGCCGCGGCAGTCAGCATGATCGGCGTGCTGTGCATGCGCGAGACGCGCGACACACGGCTGATGTAACGACGATAACCAGAGGCGCCGCGATCGGCGCCTTTGCTCTTTGCTCGATGCCCCCGGTGCGATTCTCGCGCCGCAGGCGGCATCGGCCACTTCCCCGACTCCCCGCTTCACGCCCTCCGCTTGTCGAGCATTCCTGAGTAAATTCCCTGCCTTGCGCGTCTTTTTGACATGCCTATACTCGACTCAAATAACCCTATGGCGAGCAGGGAGGTACAGATGAACGTTCATCTTCACAACGCGGATGTCGTGATGATCATTGCGCTGGCGTTGCTATGTTCGCTGCTGCTTGCATTGCGCTTTCGTCCGGCGACATGGAAAGGCATTGTCGTAGAAGCGCTGGCTGCGAATGCCGCTGCCATCGCCGCGGTAGTCGCGTTCGAAATGCTGCTGGTCTGACGCGGGTGGATGCCGCAGCGCCCTCATAGGCGCCGCGGCGCTCAGCCCGGATGATTACCGGTAGTAATAGCCGCCGTGATGGTAGTAGCCACCGCCGTAGTAGCCCGGTGCCGGCGCGACGATGCAACCACTGAGTGCCGTTGCGAGCAACGTGCCTGCAATCAGGCTGAGGATCAAGCGTTTCATATTGTTCTCCATCGAGTCAGATTCATTCGAGCCGAAACCCCGAATGACTCGATTGAACACGACGGCGCCCCGCGCGAGCGTTGCCATTTGTAAAGGAAAATCACCAACGTGTTACAAGATGGACCCACGCAACACGCTGCATCCGAAGCACGATTAGGACGAATTCACATCAGAGGAAAACACCGCCTATACTGGTTGGAACGTGTCGTTCCGCTGCGTGCCGTGCTGGCGGCGCATACGCGCCATAAGCTGACGACGCCGGACAGCGTGCGCACGAATGCGTGCGCCGCGCCGGCGCCTCTGGCAACGTGAAAAATGGGCGAGTAGCCAATTAGGCACTCAACGAAAAGCGACAGATTTAACAGGCGTGTAATGCGCGGCGCCTTTTTGGCTCGGCGGCTGCGGGAAGCCGAAGTGCCGCACGACCCGTGCGGACATTCGCACCCATATCCCGCAGATGAACGCGCCGGCCGCCAGGCGGCGGCCACGTCGACACTGAACGCATGCGTGTTGCCACGGCTCGGTGCGTACCCGGATGTGTGGTTTGCAACGATTCCTCTCCGCCCGCTGTTCCCCGACACGGGCGTTTTCGGAGGCGTTACGAGGCAGCGCCATTTGCTAGGGCGGACTGTACGTCACGCCTCTTTTCTTTCCGGGCAAACGATTGCGCACGGACGCGAGACGCCGCGCTCAGATAGCGGCGGAGCCGTGCTGCATGGCGGCGTCGTGCGTTTCGGTGTGAACGTAGTCGATCGCCTCGAGCGCGGCGCTGATGGGCGGCACGGATTGGCCGTCGCCGATGGAGATGGAGCGAAACGGCGATTCGATGCCGAAATGCGACGGCGGGGTCGCCACGAAGATCATCACGGTGCGCTTCTGCAGTGCGTGCGCGAGGTGGACGAAGCCGGTGTCGGTGCCGACCACGAGCGAGCACGCGTCGATCATCTGTGCGATTTCGGTCACGCTCATTTTCGGCAGGACGGTCGCGCCCGGCAACTGCGAAGCGATCTGCTCCGCTTCCACTCGCTCGCCTTCCGAGCCCCACGGCAGCACCAGCTTGAAACCGCGTTGCGCCAGTTCATGGCCGATCGCCACCCAATGACTCACCGGCCATTTCTTGTCGTCTTTCGAGGTGGCGTGAAAGAACGCCGCGACGGGTGCGCCGTTCGACTCGAACGGAAGACTGGCCGGCTCCGGCAAGCGCAGACGGAAAACCGCCGGCCCCTCTATCTGGTAGCCCAGCGCCTCGCCTGCGTTGATACGCATGCCATGCCACGCATTGCATTTCGGACGCGGCCCGAATCGCCCGGTATAAGCGAACGCGGCGCCCTGCTCTCCAAGATCCGGCGCCCGATAGCCGATGCGCCGCGACGAGCGCGCCAGAAACGCAATGATCGCGCTCTTGTACACACCTTGAATGTCGATGATGAAATCGTAGCGATAGGCACGCAACTCGGCGATGGATGCCCAGATCGACTTGAAATCGGCCCACCGGCGCGCTTTCTTGAAGCGACGCAACGGCGCGCACAGCACGCGGTCGACGTTCTCGCTCCACTGCACCACTTCGGCGAATGCTTCGTCGGCGGCCCAATCCACCTGAACGCCAGGAAACGCGCGTTTGATATCGGCGACGACCGGCAAGGCCTGCACGATATCGCCGAGTGAAGTGACCTTGACGATAAGGACTCGCTTCATTGAAGACCTGTCAGTTGTTCGAACATCAAAGCATTTTAGCCGACGGATAGGATAATCATTACCCAACCCGCCAGGGCGTATATCGTTCGCTCATACAGCGAGTGACATCGAGCGCCTTACACGCAGCCCTTTTACACCATTTCAAAATACTTTCACACCAGTCCACGGGCCCGGCGCGCCTTATACTGCACCCTTTTGCGTCAGCACTCGCCCATGTCCCGGCCCGTCCCGCTCCGCTCTTCCACCATCGTTCGTCGCGCGCGGCGACTTTGGCGCCAATATGGCGTCTTCTGGCTCGGCGCGATTGCGGTCGGCCTCGTCGCGGTGCTGTACGCGAGACTGATCGACTGGGGCTACGGCGAGTTCCGCGCCATGCAGCAACAGCATGTGTGGGCGCCCCTGATCGTCACGCCCGCGGTCGCGGCGCTCGCGGTGTGGCTCACGCGCAAATTCTTCCGCGGCGCCGAAGGCAGCGGCATTCCGCAGGTCATCGCCACTCTTCACTCGAAACCCGGCGAATACGGTGCGCGTCTGCTGTCGTTCCGGATTCTGTTCGGCAAAATCGCCGTGTCGTTTCTGGCGATTCTCGGCGGCTTCACGATCGGCCGCGAAGGACCGACCGTGCAGGTCGGCGCCGCGCTGATGTTCAATCTGCGCCGGCTCTATCCACGCTCGAATGCATTGATCGAACGGCAACTGGTGCTGGCCGGCGCGGCGGCGGGTTTGTCCGCGGCGTTCAATACGCCGCTCGCCGGCATCGTCTTCGCAATCGAGGAATTGACGCGCAGCTTCGAGGCGCGCGCGAGTGGCGTGCTGATCACCGCGATCATCATCGCCGGCGTGATCGCGCTCGGACTGAATGGCAACTACACCTATTTCGGCACCATCCAGATCGGCGCGCACTTCCCCGATCTGCTGGCGCTCGCGGTGCTGCTCACGGCGGTCGTCACCGGTCTCGCGGGCGGCGTATTCGGCTGGCTGCTGCTGAATACCGCGCGCTGGATTCCGGCGCCGCTGCGTCACTTGCATAGCGAGCGGCCGGTCGCCTTCGCCGCGCTGTGCGGTTTGGTGATCGCGGTGGTCGGCCTGATTTCGGGTGGCACGACCTTCGGCAGCGGCTACGCGGAAGCGCGTGGCTTGCTCGACGGGCACGCGCAGTTGTCGGTGTTCTATCCGTTCATGAAAATGATCTCGATGGTCGGCTCGTATCTGCCGGGCATTCCGGGCGGCATCTTCGCGCCGTCGCTGTCGATCGGCGCGGGCTTCGGCGATCTGCTGCACAGGGTGTTCGGCTCGCTGGATCTGCCGATGCTGATCGCGCTCGGCATGGTCGGCTATCTGGCCGCCGTCACGCAGTCGCCGATCACGTCGTTCGTGATCGTGATGGAGATGATCAACGGCCACGCGTTGGTGATCTCGCTGATGGCGACCGCGTTGATTTCGAGCCGCGTGTCGCGGCTGTTCGCGCCGCCGCTGTATGAGTCGCTGGCAGCGCGCTATATGGCGCCGCTGCCGCAGCCCGCGCCCGCACCGGTACCGGAAGTGCCCGAAGTGGAAGCGCCCACTCCGGTTGTAGAGAAAGCCGACAGCGAGCCGCCGGTTGATCACGCCGGCGGCAGCGCTCCGCAAATCGACGCGCCTGCTCCGGCTGCTACGGAAGTCGACGGCGAGCCGCCTGCCGAAGACGCCGGCAGCGCCCCACGTCAGTAAACGACGACGGCCGGCGCGCGCAGATACACGGGCCGCGCCGGCACGACCACGCAGCCGGCCAGCATGACCGCCAGCACGGCGATCAGAAGCAGATTCTTTTTCATCACATGGTTCCTGAAGCGCGCGCAGACAAGCGTCACGCCGAGCGCGCGCGGCGCCTGCGCTTGTCCGCGCTTGTCGAAATGGAAAGGGCGGTGCGCACAGCGTTCACCGCACCGCGCCGCTTACTGTTGAAGCCCGCAGCGTTACGCCCAATGCCCTTGAACCCAGTGGTAGTTCGGACCATGTGCGACCCAGTGGCCCGGCACCCAGTGATAGCCGGCACGTTCGGCTTGCCAGTGACCGCCGACCCACACGTAGCGGCCATGATCCCAGCGCCAATGACCGTGATCCCACACGTAGCCGACGCGCGGCGCCGGCACCGCTTCATAACGCACCGGCGGCGGCGCGGACGGCGCGATCACGACGACTTCCGCGGCCGAAGCCGATGCCACGGCGGCAGCGCCGGCGGCGATCAATACGGTGTTGGCAAGCAGCAAACGAAAGGTCTTGTTCATGTTTTCCCTCTGTAGGTGGACACCGAAGGCGGCGTTATCCGTTTAATGCGCGAGGGAACGAAGCGGCTGACCGCGGGCATGTAACGCCACACGCTGAAGTGCAACGGATTATTTCGACGTACGGCCGACGCACGCGAGCAAACCCATGCATGCGCACGAAAACCCAGAGGAAATGGGAACGACGATGAGACACAACAGAGCGGCGCACTCGCGCGCCGCCCTGCGTCACGTCATCTCGACACAACGCAGCGAAGCGCGCAGCACGTCATGGGCAACCGGCCGCGAGAGGGAACAGAGCTTGAACGATCAGGCCTGCGGTATTTCGATCTTGACCTCGAGCACTTCGAGATCGTCCTGGCGTTCGAGGCTCACGCGAATATCGTCGTTGGAAATCTTCACGTACTTCGAGATCACGGCCACCAGTTCGCGTTGCAACGCAGGCAGGTAATCGGCAGGCGCATGGCCGCCGGCGCGCTCATGCGCGATGATCAACTGCAAACGTTCCTTCGCTACCGACGCGGACTTCTTCTTCTCGCCCAGCAAAAACGAAAGAATCGACATTACGTGCGCTCCCCTTACTTGGTGCCGAAGAGGCGCTGCAGCAGCCCGGGCTTCTGGTAGTCGGTAAAGCGAAGCGACTTCTGCTCGCCGAGGAAACGCGACACGACGTCTTTGTAGGCTTCGGCCACATCGGTGCCGTCGAGATGCACGGCGGGCAAGCCCTGGTTCGACGCGTGCAGCACCGCTTCCGATTCCGGAATCACGCCGATCAGATCGATGCGCAGGATTTCCTGGATGTCGGTGAGCGACAGCATTTCGCCTTCGCTGACGCGCTTGGGGTTGTAGCGGGTGATCAGCAGGTGTTCCTTGATCGGCTCCTTGCTTTCGATCGCGCGCTTGGTCTTCGACGACAGAATGCCGAGGATGCGGTCGGAGTCGCGCACCGACGAGACTTCCGGATTCGTCACGATCAGCGCTTCGTCGGCGAAATGCATGGCGAGCAGCGCGCCCGATTCGATACCGGCCGGCGAATCGCAAACGATGTATTCGAAGTCCATCGCGATCAGATCGTTGATGACCTTCTCGACGCCTTCCATCGTCAGCGCGTCTTTGTCACGCGTCTGCGAGGCCGGGAGGATAAAGAGGTTCTCGCACTTCTTGTCCTTGATGAGCGCCTGGTTCAGATTGGCTTCGCCCTGGATCACATTGATCAGGTCATACACCACGCGGCGCTCACAACCCATGATGAGGTCGAGGTTACGCAGGCCGACGTCGAAGTCGATCACGGCGGTCTTGCTGCCACGCAGTGCGAGGGCCGATGCAAAACTCGCGCTCGTGGTCGTCTTGCCCACGCCGCCCTTGCCCGAAGTCACCACAATGATTTTTGCCATTACCCTTACCTTGTGTTCGTCAAATTCGTCAATTATGTGCGGCCATATTTGCCGTGAAACGCCGCGTGCTCCGGATTGATCGAGGCAGCGCGCTTCACGTCGCTTAGGTGAGCCGCAGCGGTTCGATCATCAACTTTTCTTCTTCGAGCCAGATCTGCACCGGCTTGCCGAGCACGTCGGCCGGCAGTGGGGTCTCGGTCGTTCGATAGATGCCTGCAATCGAGATCAGTTCCGGCTCGAGACACGTGCAGAAAATGCGCGCGTCGTGATTGCCCTGCACGCCGGCCAATGCCCGGCCGCGCAGCGGCGCATAAATATGGATGTTGCCTTCCGCGATCACTTCCGCGCCGTAGCTCACGAGGCCGAGTACGACCAGGTCGCCCTTGGCGTAAATACGCTGGCCGGAGCGCAGCGGCTTGTCGACCACCATGGTTTGCGACGACGTGGCGAGACGCACCGGCTCCGCGGCAGGAGCGGGCTCGACGGCCGCCGCCGTGGCGGGCGTGCCGTTCTCCGGCGTGGCCGCGGCCACTTCGAACAGATCGGCCGGAGGCGTGGCCGTCGCGGCGGTGACAGCCGGCGCCGTAGCGGCGGCGCTGTCTTCGTCAGCGGATTTAGCGGCGGCGCCGCGGCGGTCACGGGCTTCGAGCAGCGGCAACTGCGACTCCGCCGCCCACACCTGCTGCGCATTGGCGACCACGCCGACCGGGCGCATGCGCACGCTGTCGAGCAGCTGCGCGATGTCGGCGAGCGGCACGCGTTCGTTCTCGGCGAGACGGCGCACGTCGATGGCGACGACGTCGTTAGCGAAAAATTCGGGGGTCGCCTCGAAGCGCCGGGTCAGTTCGGCACGCATGGCGTCGAGGTCGGTTGTCTTGACCACGAACAGAAGCGTGTCGACAGAGCCGCTGCGAAGTTCGAAAAAGGGCGATTTCTTGGGCGACATAGCGTTCGGCAAAAAATTTTGCGTATTTTACAGGCGTCGACGCGCGCGGCCAGCTTTTTTGCCGTGAGAACGAGCCGCCGCGATCACGGCGCGGCCATGCACAGGCAACGCGACGGCCGCGCGGTGGCCATTCAGGCCGCGCTTCGCGCCGATGACCCGGCGACGGACGCTGAACAGACGCGGATGGGAATCGAGCGGCAGACTGTTGCGCCGCTCGCGAGATCACTGCTGAAACACTTGGGACGTGGTCGGCACGTGCCGCACCAGCAGGCTTTCGGCCTGGTCCGGCGCACGCGTGACACGCCGATGCTCGCCGGTCGGGCCGAACCCGAGCGCCTCGTAAAAGCGCATCGCATTGCGGTTGGCGTCGGCAACCCACGCATAGATTTCCGTCGCGCCTTCATTCGCGAGCCACGCGGCGGCCGAGTCGACCAGCAACTCACCGCCCCGCAGATGACGCACGGCCGGCGCCACCCACAGTTCGCAAACGAATGCGCGGCGCGCCGCGGTGTCGTCGAAGTGCGCTTCGATCAGTCCCGCGGGATGGCCCTCGGTGTAAAGGAGGAAGGTGGTGACGGTGAAGGAAACCGCGTGATTCGCAGCGGTGACGTCGAAACTGGCGGCGTCGGCCGACAACGCGTCCTCGAGCGTGGCGCCGAAGGCATAGGGTGCCTCCCGCAGCGACGCAGTACGGAGTTCGCGGAAAACGGCGCCCTGATCAGCGGCGATACGGCGAACGGTCAATGACGGACTCATGCAGACGAAAACCCCTTGAAACCCTAAGCCGTAGCTTTAACCGAACCGGCGCGAGAGTCAAATCATTATTTACCGGATTGTGGGACCACGCACCAAGCGCATGCGGACGCTGCGGCATTTCGCGCGCCCGTCTCCGCGATAGCGGCCGGACGCGCACGCACCAGGCATGTTCACGGTGCTTCGTAGCTGCCGGTGCCGTCCGGCCACGGCGTCAACAGCTCATAGCCGTCGTCTGTCACGGCGATCATGTGTTCCCACTGGGCCGATAACGAGCGGTCCCTGGTGACGACGGTCCAGCCGTCGCGTTGCACCGCGGTGCCGGCTCGGCCGGCGTTGATCATCGGTTCGATGGTGAAGACCATGCCCGGCTTCAGACGCACGCCCTGCCCCGGCTGGCCGTAGTGCAGCACTTGCGGGTCTTCGTGGTAAACCTTGCCGATGCCGTGCCCGCAATAGTCGCGCACGATCGAGAAGCCGTCGCGCTGCGCAACCTTCTGAATCGCATGGCCCACGTCGCCGAGCGTCGCGCCCGGCTTCACTTCGCGGATGCCGGCGAGCATCGCTTCATAGGTCGTGTCGACTAGCTGGCGCGCCACCGTGCTCGCCTGGCCGACGCAATACATGCGGCTCGTGTCGCCAAAGTAGCCGTCCTTGATGATCGCGACGTCGATATTGATGATGTCGCCGTCCTTCAGAATCTCGCCGCGATTCGGGATGCCGTGGCACACCACCGAGTTGACCGAAGTGCAAACCGTCTTCGGAAAACCCAGATAGCCGACATTTGCCGGAATCGACTTTTGCGTATTGACAATGTAGTCGTTGCACAGTGCGTCCAGTTCGTCGGTGGAGACACCGGCCTTGACGTGCTCGCCGATCATCGCCAGCACGTCGGCCGCGAGGCGGCCGGAAATGCGCAGCCTGGCGATGTCGTCGGGAGTCTTGTAGGTAATGGCCATGAATTCGGTCGATGTGGGTCGAATGGGAGATCGATGTTCAATCGATCGGCCAATTGTACAGAGGATCGCCGCGAAGGCTCCGCGAGCCGCGCTGAACTGGCCTTGCGAATGTTTCGTCACGGCGTTTGCCACCACACCGCAATCACCTGTCATCGGTCACGCTCAACGTAATTCATGCTGCAAACGCACACGAAATCTTTTGCGAGGTTTGCATCTAACAGCGTTTTCGCTCCGTACAGGCAGTTGAGGACTCGTTCTTTATCCCTTCATCATTTAGTTCTTCTCAGAAGAACCGGGGCCTCTTTGCGCCCGCGTTTTTTGCTTCTTTGCGGCGCGTGAGCAGTGATTGTCCACGCAATACGCCGCGAGTCCGCGGCATCGGCAGCGAACCATTTGAGGAGCATCGCCATGTCGGAGTCCAGCAACAAATCAGCATCACTTATCGATGCATTCGATCGACGCGCCGAGCGCCGCCTGCAACGCAGACAGTTCTTTCGCAACGCGGGCGGGTTGGGCCTGGGACTCGTGGGCGGCACGCTGATCAGCGCGTGTGGCGGCGGTTCAGGCTCGATCGTGTCGGCGCAGAGCGCGCCGACCGACGCGGAAATCCTGAACTTCGCACTGAATCTGGAGTACCTCGAATCGCAGTTTTATACGTACGCGACCACGGGCGCTGGCCTTGCCGCCAGCATGACCGCCGGCGTCGGCACGGTGGGCGTGGTGATTCCAGGGCAGCAGGTGCCCTTTCAGGACCCCGTGGTGAAGGCCTACGCCAACGAGATCGCCAACGACGAGCGCGAGCACGTCACCTTCCTGCGCAGCGCGCTGGGTTCGGCAGCGGTGGCCATGCCGGCGATCGACATTGGCGGCACCGATCCGAACGGCGCGTTCTCGAACGCGGCGCGCGCCGCGGGCCTCGTGCCCGCGGGCACCCCGTTCAATCCGTACGCGAACGACAACAACTTTTTGCTCGGCGCGTACATTTTCGAGGACGTCGGCGTGACCGCGTATAAAGGCGCCTCGCCGCTCATCACCAACAAGACTTTCCTCGAAGCAGCGGCCGGCATTCTCGCGGCCGAGGCGTATCACGCCGGACTCGTGCGCACCGTGTTGTACTCGAAAGGTATCGACATGACGAGTCTCGTCACCGCAGCCAACGCGATTTCGACCGCGCGCAACAGCCTCGACCACAACGGCCACGACGATCAAGGCATTACCGGCGCAACGGCCGG
The nucleotide sequence above comes from Paraburkholderia sp. FT54. Encoded proteins:
- a CDS encoding chloride channel protein, translating into MSRPVPLRSSTIVRRARRLWRQYGVFWLGAIAVGLVAVLYARLIDWGYGEFRAMQQQHVWAPLIVTPAVAALAVWLTRKFFRGAEGSGIPQVIATLHSKPGEYGARLLSFRILFGKIAVSFLAILGGFTIGREGPTVQVGAALMFNLRRLYPRSNALIERQLVLAGAAAGLSAAFNTPLAGIVFAIEELTRSFEARASGVLITAIIIAGVIALGLNGNYTYFGTIQIGAHFPDLLALAVLLTAVVTGLAGGVFGWLLLNTARWIPAPLRHLHSERPVAFAALCGLVIAVVGLISGGTTFGSGYAEARGLLDGHAQLSVFYPFMKMISMVGSYLPGIPGGIFAPSLSIGAGFGDLLHRVFGSLDLPMLIALGMVGYLAAVTQSPITSFVIVMEMINGHALVISLMATALISSRVSRLFAPPLYESLAARYMAPLPQPAPAPVPEVPEVEAPTPVVEKADSEPPVDHAGGSAPQIDAPAPAATEVDGEPPAEDAGSAPRQ
- a CDS encoding GNAT family N-acetyltransferase, giving the protein MSPSLTVRRIAADQGAVFRELRTASLREAPYAFGATLEDALSADAASFDVTAANHAVSFTVTTFLLYTEGHPAGLIEAHFDDTAARRAFVCELWVAPAVRHLRGGELLVDSAAAWLANEGATEIYAWVADANRNAMRFYEALGFGPTGEHRRVTRAPDQAESLLVRHVPTTSQVFQQ
- the map gene encoding type I methionyl aminopeptidase translates to MAITYKTPDDIARLRISGRLAADVLAMIGEHVKAGVSTDELDALCNDYIVNTQKSIPANVGYLGFPKTVCTSVNSVVCHGIPNRGEILKDGDIINIDVAIIKDGYFGDTSRMYCVGQASTVARQLVDTTYEAMLAGIREVKPGATLGDVGHAIQKVAQRDGFSIVRDYCGHGIGKVYHEDPQVLHYGQPGQGVRLKPGMVFTIEPMINAGRAGTAVQRDGWTVVTRDRSLSAQWEHMIAVTDDGYELLTPWPDGTGSYEAP
- a CDS encoding MFS transporter, with protein sequence MSTSPISAAQPNAAGQNKSSRIIFASFIGTAIEFYDFYVYATAAALVIGPVFFPHGSATAQALSAFVTFGIAFVARPIGSFLFGHFGDRIGRKSTLVASLLVMGLSTTLIGFVPGYDSIGSLAPILLCILRFGQGIGLGGEWGGAALLATENAPAGKRGWFGMFPQLGPSIGFLASNGLFFALALSLSDEQFRSWGWRVPFLVSAVLVALGLYVRLKIAETPAFQAAIDRQERVKVPIATLLSQHWLPTLLGALAMVVCYTLFYNATTFSLSYGVSVLHIPRPTFLGLLCIAVVFMALATPLSAWASDRYGRKPVLIVGIIAAILSGFTMAPLLGSGQTSLVLLFLVIELFLMGVTFAPMGALLPELFPTNVRYTGAGVAYNLGGILGASVAPYIAQMLAARGGLPWVGAYVSIAAAVSMIGVLCMRETRDTRLM
- the waaC gene encoding lipopolysaccharide heptosyltransferase I gives rise to the protein MKRVLIVKVTSLGDIVQALPVVADIKRAFPGVQVDWAADEAFAEVVQWSENVDRVLCAPLRRFKKARRWADFKSIWASIAELRAYRYDFIIDIQGVYKSAIIAFLARSSRRIGYRAPDLGEQGAAFAYTGRFGPRPKCNAWHGMRINAGEALGYQIEGPAVFRLRLPEPASLPFESNGAPVAAFFHATSKDDKKWPVSHWVAIGHELAQRGFKLVLPWGSEGERVEAEQIASQLPGATVLPKMSVTEIAQMIDACSLVVGTDTGFVHLAHALQKRTVMIFVATPPSHFGIESPFRSISIGDGQSVPPISAALEAIDYVHTETHDAAMQHGSAAI
- the minE gene encoding cell division topological specificity factor MinE gives rise to the protein MSILSFLLGEKKKSASVAKERLQLIIAHERAGGHAPADYLPALQRELVAVISKYVKISNDDIRVSLERQDDLEVLEVKIEIPQA
- a CDS encoding ferritin-like domain-containing protein, with translation MSESSNKSASLIDAFDRRAERRLQRRQFFRNAGGLGLGLVGGTLISACGGGSGSIVSAQSAPTDAEILNFALNLEYLESQFYTYATTGAGLAASMTAGVGTVGVVIPGQQVPFQDPVVKAYANEIANDEREHVTFLRSALGSAAVAMPAIDIGGTDPNGAFSNAARAAGLVPAGTPFNPYANDNNFLLGAYIFEDVGVTAYKGASPLITNKTFLEAAAGILAAEAYHAGLVRTVLYSKGIDMTSLVTAANAISTARNSLDHNGHDDQGITGATAGTSNIVPLDNNGLAFSRNYSNVLNIVYLTSSAAMKGGFFPNGVNGSLNMSA
- the minD gene encoding septum site-determining protein MinD produces the protein MAKIIVVTSGKGGVGKTTTSASFASALALRGSKTAVIDFDVGLRNLDLIMGCERRVVYDLINVIQGEANLNQALIKDKKCENLFILPASQTRDKDALTMEGVEKVINDLIAMDFEYIVCDSPAGIESGALLAMHFADEALIVTNPEVSSVRDSDRILGILSSKTKRAIESKEPIKEHLLITRYNPKRVSEGEMLSLTDIQEILRIDLIGVIPESEAVLHASNQGLPAVHLDGTDVAEAYKDVVSRFLGEQKSLRFTDYQKPGLLQRLFGTK
- a CDS encoding YXWGXW repeat-containing protein, whose translation is MNKTFRLLLANTVLIAAGAAAVASASAAEVVVIAPSAPPPVRYEAVPAPRVGYVWDHGHWRWDHGRYVWVGGHWQAERAGYHWVPGHWVAHGPNYHWVQGHWA
- the minC gene encoding septum site-determining protein MinC, with product MSPKKSPFFELRSGSVDTLLFVVKTTDLDAMRAELTRRFEATPEFFANDVVAIDVRRLAENERVPLADIAQLLDSVRMRPVGVVANAQQVWAAESQLPLLEARDRRGAAAKSADEDSAAATAPAVTAATATPPADLFEVAAATPENGTPATAAAVEPAPAAEPVRLATSSQTMVVDKPLRSGQRIYAKGDLVVLGLVSYGAEVIAEGNIHIYAPLRGRALAGVQGNHDARIFCTCLEPELISIAGIYRTTETPLPADVLGKPVQIWLEEEKLMIEPLRLT